In Tolumonas lignilytica, the DNA window GCATCAGCTAGACTAGTTCATGTAAACGTCGTGTATGAGTCATCCTGAGTGGACTGCATTCAGGTTTCGTCAGGCGAGCACCTTCTTTTTCCAAAAAAATCCTCTTATCGAAACACCTGTTCGAACTGAACAAGTGGCAAAGATGTTCATCTTAAATTTAGAGTTAATATTGCATATGCTAATTAATGCCACTATATTTGGCATATGCCATTTATTATTGTTCCTGATTTTCAGGATGTGAATGTTTGAAAGGCAATGTCGCATCATGGAGCAGCAATAATTGGCTGCATCTGGTCACACTCGTTACTGTAATTTGCAGGAAGTTATCAGGTACGGGCAGACCACTCGGTTTTTTGATATAGGAGTCACGTCTGATGATTACTGCTATTCCCATGAATGAAGATCGCATCGCCAATCATTTTTCTAAGGCTGATCACTTTGTTTTTGTTAATGAAAATGGTGATGTTTTATCCCGTATGGTCAATCCGGCTTTGAATGCAAATTGTTCAGGAAAGAATGCGTTACTGACCCTGTTACAGGCTGAAAATACGCAACAGATCTTCGTACGTAATATCGGCGAGCGGATTTTGGGCAAGTTGTTAGAAAACCAGTTTGCGGTATTTCAGGTCAACAGTAACCGTCAGAACATCAGTGAACTGGTGACTGCCGATACGAATAACTTTATGCAAATGACCAGCCCGTCACAGGGGCGTCCATCTACGAACTATGAAGCCAAACATGCAAACGGTGGTTGTGGCTGTGAACATGATGGGCATGAAAAGCAGCACGCGTGTTGTGGCAGTAAAGACCCTTCACAGGAACAAGTTCATCAGCATGGTGCAGGACGCTGTTGTCAAAAGACAGATAAACAAACTACAGATCATCATGGCAAAGGGCGTTGCTGTCATTGATAAGGTTTGAATTTAATTATTTCTGTTTATAAACAAGGAGTCATCATGGCAAAAAGCTACAAAGAAATTAATCAGGATCAACGTCAGTTTGGTTCGGCATACCGCAAAGCCAGCCCGGAAACCATGAACGCATTTCTGGCTTTACACAAAGCGGCCATGCTCGAAGGAGCTGTCAGTATTAAACATAAAGAGCTGATTGCCACAGGGATAGCCATTGCAGCCCGTTGTGATGGTTGTATTGCTGCACATGTTGCTGCAGCATTGAAAGCGGGTGCTACCAAGCAGGAACTTATTGAGACCATCGATGTCGCGATATTGATGGGTGGTGGTCCAGCAGTGATTTATGGCACACAGGCATTGGCAGCCGTCGAAGAGTTATCTGCTGAATTGAATCAATGACCGCAGAATTGAATGTCCGTTTCTATATGCCTTTGTTCGTGGGTGATCCAGCGTGAGTTGCCGGTTTGAGCTAACTGTTATTTGCGACAATCAGGCCGAGGATGATTTACTTTCCGAGCATGGTCTCTCATTTCGGATCCGTGCGGACGGACATTTGATTTTGTTCGATACCGGCAGTGGTGAGACACTGCTACCTAATGCAGCGAAACTGAAGGTCGACCTGACAGAGCTCTCTCATCTGATATTAAGTCACGGGCATTACGATCATACCGGTGGGGTTGCTCAGATTCTCGCAGCCAATAAACATTGTTCGGTGATTGCACATCCATGTGTTCTTTCTGAGCGCTATAGTCGTCATGCTGAACGCCCTGTTAAACGGATCGGTATGCCTGTTGCTGCGCAGGCAGCCTTGCAGCAGTTGGATTCAGTTCAGTTACACTGTAGCGCAGCCGTTTCATTTATCAGTGACAACATCGGTATCACCGGATTTGTGCCTCGCACTCATACCTTTGAAGATACCGGCGGACCATTTTATCTTGATGAAGCAGGACTGTACGCTGATCTAATCCCTGATGATCAGGCGTTATGGATAAATACCCCGCAAGGCATTGTGATTATCTTAGGCTGTTGTCATTCTGGATTGCTCAATACAGTTGAGTATATTCGTCAATTGAATGAGGGGGCTCGTATCGCTGGAATTATCGGTGGGTTGCATCTGCTGCATGCGTCTTCAGAGAGGCTTGAACAGTCGGTTACCTATTTGAAAAAGCTCAGGCCACAGTTCATCTATGCCGGGCATTGCACTGGTGACGACGTTATCGTCATGTTGCGCGAAAATTTGCGGGAGACAGCTGTTGGTCAATTCCGCGCAGGTATGCGGATAGGCACTGAATAAAACGGTTTATCAATTAAACAGGAATACAAAATATGTTCAGAGCATTTATATTACTGAGTGCTTTCATGTGCAGTTAGTACCAGCGAGTGGCTAATAGATGTCAGCACAGGTGCTGCATTTGCACTAATTTATCCGTAATAAAATGCTTGCGATTCACCATTTTAATAGCCAGCTTTTCGCTACCATCATTTAGTAGAATAGTGTTTATGATGGCCTCGTCAGCGATCCTACTGACACGGGCCAAAGCATCAATTAACTGTAATTCACTCATTGAACCAAACAGTTCATATGCATGACGGTTATCTTGCTGGGTTCTTAAGGTATCAATTTCATTGACGTCATCACTAAATGCTTTGTCTTTGGGATCGCCACAGGCTCTAAATAGCAAAGCACCACCAATATCGATGGTGAGAACTTGCCCATTCAATACCCCCTGATTATCACCGTGCAATCCAAGTGCATCCCAATTGGCTGTCCACGCATGAACTGCAAACCATTGCTGGGCTTGTCGGCGCTCATCTTCAGAAAATTGAGCAAGGTTTTGTTTATCTAATTTTTCCCAGAGGGTCGCGATTTGGTTCGGTTCAACAGTAGGGATATAGGTAAGGGTTGGCGCACCAGCGAGCTGATAAAGCTTTGCCGCAATCCATTCATTCTTAGCAAGCATGGGCGATTCCAACTCTTTCACATAATAACGTTGTCCATTATCGTCTTCAAAAATACCGGCAAAATTACTACCAAGTTGGCCGCCGACCCGTGTCATGAGTGAAGTATCGATCGGTTGCGAAATCGGGTTATTCATCCATGATCGCCTTCGTTGATCGCACCAGAGAAAGTTGTCCCGGCGTTTCAATAGCACCATGTCGGCGATGTCTCACCAGGCGAATAGCTTCTACAGGTTCCATGCCTAATTCCACTAAAAGACGACTCGCGATCATACCCGCCCGGCCTAAACCACCTTTACAGTGCACCAGTATATTTTCTTTGGCTCGTAACCGATTTCGAATAATTTTACCTTCTTCCAGCCAACGAACCTCAAATTGCTGATCGGGCACAGAAAAGTCTTTGATAGGGAGATGGATCCAATGAATACCACGTTTAGTCACTTCTTGTCCTAATTCAGTGACTTTTAACGCACGCAGCTCATCAGACTCCATTAAAGTTAAAACAATACGGGCATTCCAGGCTTCAATAATATCTAAATCTGCCTGGAGGTCTCTTTCCCAGATACCGGTTACTGCATATCGATCGTATTTACCTGGACAAAAGGTGATCCCGATAAAGCCAAAACTTTCATTGGCTCGTACTTCTGCAATTTTCAGAGGATGTGTATGGCTGGTTCTTATTAACGTCATTGCATTCCTTTCCCAATAAATAAGAACGTTTATAGCAGACTAAAGAAACCCCATGTCTTGGCGTTGATACTGGTCAACTCTCTGGATAATTTAGATGAATAAATGTCAAAAATAGAGGACAGAAATTGGTGAGGAATGAGATTTGGAGTTCACCTAACGCAAAGGCGCCATAAACAAAAAGAGCACTGATTTCTCAGTGCTCTTCTCGCTAGAAGATGGCGGTGAGTGAGAGATTCGAATGCTCAAAACCACTATACAATCTGTGATAAATCAATTGGTTATCTAAATATTCTTGCAATTTCATTACAAATTGACACAGCCAATTGCAATGACCCAATAGAGAAAAGATAGCACAATATAGTTGAAACCAGGTATCTGTTTTCATCGTTCGCATAGATAAAACTATGCAAGAACATGATGTAATTAAACAACAATGCCGAGTTGGCGACTGTAGCTAATGAAGTGTAAATTTACCTCTATTTTGCCGCAAAAAATTAGTTATAGCACGGTGTCTGAAACAGTACTTTCTGCATATCAATAACAATCAATACATCCACAGTGATTACCCTATTAATGCAAATAGGACAGTTCAGAAATACGGAATTTGTATTATGCCATTCAATCAAATGCGCGGGAGAGGGTTGCCGGATTACCAAGATAGGTACCTGGAGTGCTGATATCTTTTGTTACCACGGCGCCAGCACCAATAACCGCACCAGAACAGATCTTGACAGGTAATATAGTCACATTGGAACCAATCGTAACATTATTTGCGATATTCGTTTTTCCCCAAGATTGTGGATCCGGATTGGGGATGCCAGTTTTGAATAAATCATTGGCAAACATGACACCATGTCCTATGAAACAATCATCACCGATCGTGACAAATTCGCAGATAAACGTATGCGATTGCACTTTGGTTCGTTTACCAATAACGACGTTTTTCTGGATCTCAACAAAAGGGCCAATAAAAGCATCATCATCAATTTGACTGCCATACAAATTCACTGGCTCGATAATGGTGACATTATGACCAAACTGCATGTTGTGAATACCGGATCGGCGTATTACAGGTTTTGCCATTTTATGACTCCGTTGCAGTGTTCCATCTTATTGAGTTCCGGATTGTTATTTTAAGTTTG includes these proteins:
- a CDS encoding NifB/NifX family molybdenum-iron cluster-binding protein, which codes for MITAIPMNEDRIANHFSKADHFVFVNENGDVLSRMVNPALNANCSGKNALLTLLQAENTQQIFVRNIGERILGKLLENQFAVFQVNSNRQNISELVTADTNNFMQMTSPSQGRPSTNYEAKHANGGCGCEHDGHEKQHACCGSKDPSQEQVHQHGAGRCCQKTDKQTTDHHGKGRCCH
- a CDS encoding carboxymuconolactone decarboxylase family protein — its product is MAKSYKEINQDQRQFGSAYRKASPETMNAFLALHKAAMLEGAVSIKHKELIATGIAIAARCDGCIAAHVAAALKAGATKQELIETIDVAILMGGGPAVIYGTQALAAVEELSAELNQ
- a CDS encoding MBL fold metallo-hydrolase; its protein translation is MSCRFELTVICDNQAEDDLLSEHGLSFRIRADGHLILFDTGSGETLLPNAAKLKVDLTELSHLILSHGHYDHTGGVAQILAANKHCSVIAHPCVLSERYSRHAERPVKRIGMPVAAQAALQQLDSVQLHCSAAVSFISDNIGITGFVPRTHTFEDTGGPFYLDEAGLYADLIPDDQALWINTPQGIVIILGCCHSGLLNTVEYIRQLNEGARIAGIIGGLHLLHASSERLEQSVTYLKKLRPQFIYAGHCTGDDVIVMLRENLRETAVGQFRAGMRIGTE
- a CDS encoding cyclin-dependent kinase inhibitor 3 family protein, which translates into the protein MTLIRTSHTHPLKIAEVRANESFGFIGITFCPGKYDRYAVTGIWERDLQADLDIIEAWNARIVLTLMESDELRALKVTELGQEVTKRGIHWIHLPIKDFSVPDQQFEVRWLEEGKIIRNRLRAKENILVHCKGGLGRAGMIASRLLVELGMEPVEAIRLVRHRRHGAIETPGQLSLVRSTKAIMDE
- a CDS encoding acyltransferase, with amino-acid sequence MAKPVIRRSGIHNMQFGHNVTIIEPVNLYGSQIDDDAFIGPFVEIQKNVVIGKRTKVQSHTFICEFVTIGDDCFIGHGVMFANDLFKTGIPNPDPQSWGKTNIANNVTIGSNVTILPVKICSGAVIGAGAVVTKDISTPGTYLGNPATLSRAFD